From the Prosthecobacter fusiformis genome, one window contains:
- a CDS encoding TonB-dependent receptor has translation MHLSRFISSSLLALALAGSIAAQEASPTDIPTLPEVVVEGKASNLLGTTDGASKGRATQEDFLSRPLMRRGEILETIPGVIITQHAGGGKANQYFLRGFNLDHGTDFSISLDGMPLNMRTHAHGQGYTDLNPLIPELVQAIDYAKGTYTAADGDLSTAGSANFLLWDMMPQNMVRLEFGEHNYYRALIAGTMPIQAGENEGIQQGLTYGLEQNYYDGPWAQAEEFNRWNGLLRYFRGDEDNKFSITFMGYRGTWTSTDQIPLRAVNNGTLDRFSTLDPTAGGESQRYSLNVALEHRDDDVVTRANIYGIYYSLDLFSNFTYFTKGPQGDQFEQSEQRWVFGGQLSRTWEDRDIFGIESDLTVGFQTRHDLISDIGLYDTSERKRLATTRQDDIWEGSAGIYGEMVNRWTPWFRTVLGLRGDLYYFESLQSTVAGEDAEWAGIVSPKFSAVFGPWHETELYLNFGTGFHSNDARGVTARSNPADALVRTMGAEIGLRTQAIPDLTTTVALFWLQSDSELLYVGDAGTNEPGPGSERYGVELATYWRPNNWFSADAELALTYARLKDSGNADRIPNSVPVMFSGGINLGAQGNADGWFAGMRVRAFTGRPLEETGQVEGRESIMVNGTVGYRRKNWEAAVDCLNLLNRSDNDIEYYYESQLQNELVAVNDTHFHPVEPRMFRFRVTYRF, from the coding sequence ATGCATCTCTCCCGTTTTATTTCATCCAGTCTGCTGGCGCTTGCCCTGGCAGGCAGCATCGCCGCCCAGGAGGCGTCTCCCACTGATATCCCTACCCTGCCGGAAGTGGTGGTAGAAGGCAAAGCCAGCAATCTGCTAGGCACTACCGATGGCGCGTCTAAAGGACGTGCCACCCAGGAGGACTTCCTCTCTCGCCCGCTCATGCGCCGGGGGGAAATCCTGGAAACCATCCCCGGCGTCATCATCACCCAGCATGCAGGGGGTGGTAAGGCCAACCAGTATTTCCTGCGCGGCTTCAACCTGGACCACGGCACGGATTTTTCCATCAGCCTGGATGGCATGCCGCTGAATATGCGCACCCACGCCCATGGCCAGGGATATACGGATCTGAACCCGCTCATCCCGGAGTTGGTGCAGGCCATTGATTATGCCAAGGGCACCTATACGGCGGCCGATGGCGACCTCTCCACGGCGGGCAGCGCGAATTTTCTACTCTGGGACATGATGCCGCAAAACATGGTGCGCCTGGAGTTTGGCGAACACAATTATTATCGTGCGCTCATCGCGGGCACGATGCCCATCCAAGCAGGTGAGAACGAAGGCATCCAGCAAGGCCTAACGTATGGTTTAGAACAAAATTATTACGATGGCCCCTGGGCGCAGGCGGAGGAGTTCAACCGCTGGAACGGCCTCCTGCGTTACTTCAGGGGGGATGAGGATAACAAATTTTCCATCACCTTCATGGGTTATCGCGGCACCTGGACCAGCACCGACCAGATCCCTCTGCGTGCAGTGAACAACGGGACTTTGGACCGGTTTTCCACTCTCGATCCTACGGCAGGAGGAGAAAGCCAGCGCTACAGCCTGAATGTGGCCCTTGAACACCGGGATGATGACGTCGTCACGCGTGCCAACATCTATGGCATCTACTACTCGCTGGATCTGTTTTCCAATTTCACTTACTTCACCAAGGGACCCCAAGGGGACCAGTTCGAACAATCAGAGCAACGCTGGGTTTTCGGTGGCCAGCTTTCCCGCACCTGGGAAGACCGGGATATTTTCGGCATTGAGTCCGATCTAACTGTGGGTTTCCAAACACGGCATGACTTGATCAGTGACATCGGACTTTATGATACCAGTGAGCGCAAGCGGCTGGCCACCACCCGCCAGGACGACATCTGGGAAGGGAGTGCGGGCATCTATGGAGAAATGGTCAACCGATGGACCCCGTGGTTCCGCACCGTCCTGGGTCTGCGGGGTGACCTGTATTACTTCGAGTCCCTCCAGAGCACGGTTGCCGGAGAAGACGCGGAGTGGGCAGGCATCGTCAGTCCGAAATTCAGCGCGGTCTTTGGCCCATGGCATGAGACGGAGCTTTATCTGAACTTCGGTACTGGCTTCCACAGCAATGACGCACGCGGTGTCACTGCACGCTCCAATCCTGCGGATGCACTGGTGCGCACGATGGGGGCTGAAATCGGCCTGCGCACGCAGGCGATCCCCGATCTGACGACCACTGTGGCGCTCTTCTGGCTGCAAAGTGACAGCGAGCTGCTCTACGTCGGCGATGCAGGTACGAATGAACCCGGCCCCGGCTCTGAGCGCTATGGGGTAGAACTGGCCACCTACTGGCGGCCTAACAACTGGTTCAGCGCGGATGCCGAACTGGCACTGACCTATGCACGCCTGAAGGACAGTGGCAATGCCGACCGCATCCCGAACAGTGTGCCGGTGATGTTCAGCGGCGGCATCAACCTGGGTGCACAGGGCAATGCGGACGGCTGGTTCGCCGGCATGCGTGTGCGCGCCTTCACGGGCAGGCCACTGGAGGAAACCGGACAGGTCGAAGGACGCGAAAGCATCATGGTCAATGGCACGGTGGGATACCGCAGGAAGAACTGGGAGGCCGCCGTGGATTGCCTGAATCTGCTCAACCGTTCCGACAATGACATTGAGTATTATTATGAAAGCCAGCTCCAGAACGAGCTCGTCGCCGTTAATGACACCCACTTCCATCCGGTGGAACCACGGATGTTCCGTTTCCGCGTGACTTATCGCTTCTAA
- a CDS encoding immunoglobulin domain-containing protein codes for MKFALSLFVMLAVASATWGQATTLYSIGDPTDEEQQYLEMINRARANPAAEGLRMATSTDPDVLQAIDFCDVDLTLMQAEFNALPVLPPLAMNAKLTQMARGHTLDLLNNAFQGHVSSNGDTLTDRVTAVGYPRAYLGENVFSFAESVFHGHAGFQIDWEDDNDDGMQSPRGHRDNIHGDKYREAGIGVLFGTNYNSTTGLTVGPQLVTQNLGSQSNSLAYVTGVAYYDFNGNDFYDLGEGIGGLTVNVAGSSFHAVTTSSGGYAVPVPTTDTTRAVTFSGPGLNGAGSAVISGGNNVKVDFKPVYTPLTPVGPLVAMTETTTSYSFPAMGGATDYEWQSILLLPTANDEAENLDRITASTTGTYLPTSTTVKHSGTAGYRLTHPDQFLTSEYITYDETFLVKPGAELTFQSSLKTASEHQIAKVQVSVDDGVNWIDVYAQAGATPAGQSSRPGETSFNLRTVSLAAFEGQQIRIRFAYVFVDLDGILYLWPGTSDSRGWFIDQVMFNGLQDSSQVTLTDVADGETGFDFIPEEAGEYLLSVRPIIAGRARLFSPAISVAVTAPPVDITVKRPTNAAFVFENSSLEFGMLPVGASQVHTITLLNSGTETLTDLAIDVEGPQKDEFILSELEVNSLLTGGQTSFTVTFTPTVIGSRTATLSILSNDPNESPFEIMLSGDGSTALSIATPPRSQVAKLGAAVTFDVEAGPSIQSYQWKKNNAIIRTNGTNDEYIIPVSKLTDAGTYAVAVTGGVPVSTQQSTATLGVVEDIEKTVIVQEGKTVTLTAKAAGPDLKWEWKRNGATFGDSSLVLGRKTKTLTLKGVLTAQSGTYTCEVTSGDSEPTAGATTHVRIFNAAPEVNPTQGMDDGIVGGAYYHKIKVSDAFARTPLTYAAKNLPAGLKLNTKTGEITGRPTKAEATRVITVSAKNTVVSTEVSDTITIHDYPENLEGTYVGWVARNADLNKGLGGRLDLKITGLGAYSGSLTMGTMKMSFKGSLDILADGSELPTAEVEIQPPDKSAKMKLVLVMDNEDYVLATDTKVSRNGQEAAITGWRQKWDSRVTKATAYLGLHTFGLRLLPAGGLIGNDNVPQGWGYGSFTTALDGKISVTGRTADGEKFTTASFVGPEGEIFIYQTLYTTTDKGSLLGTMTLDLGNLGTPEDTADNTLDGSFTWTRPKNTSVKARIYKDGFGLVDTPVVTPVVLEATGARFMPPTGENAVILGLLKGNQNAEVDFEYAGIEAVADHPSQDLNILDNSKITLFNTPGKALLKLTASVKTGLLSGSFTLMDVDLRPSTTKPFKRTVTLQGMLIQDGAEHLGVGYFLLPGLPTAEVPVNTIISSGKMTISPR; via the coding sequence ATGAAGTTTGCCTTGTCGCTTTTTGTTATGCTGGCCGTGGCGAGTGCTACCTGGGGCCAGGCAACGACTCTTTATTCCATCGGTGATCCCACGGATGAAGAGCAGCAGTATCTGGAAATGATCAATCGCGCGCGCGCGAACCCAGCCGCTGAAGGGTTGCGCATGGCGACGAGCACGGATCCGGATGTGCTGCAGGCCATTGATTTTTGTGATGTGGATCTGACGCTGATGCAGGCGGAATTCAATGCCCTGCCAGTACTGCCGCCTTTGGCGATGAATGCGAAGCTGACCCAAATGGCACGCGGACATACGCTGGATTTGCTGAACAATGCCTTCCAAGGACATGTGAGTAGCAATGGCGACACGCTGACAGATCGTGTGACGGCGGTAGGCTATCCCAGAGCCTACTTGGGAGAAAATGTGTTTTCTTTTGCAGAATCTGTCTTCCACGGACACGCGGGCTTCCAGATCGACTGGGAGGATGACAATGATGATGGAATGCAGAGTCCACGCGGACACCGGGACAATATCCACGGGGACAAGTATCGGGAGGCTGGCATCGGGGTGCTGTTTGGCACAAATTACAACTCAACGACGGGATTGACGGTGGGTCCGCAATTGGTCACCCAGAACTTAGGCAGTCAGAGCAACAGCTTGGCCTATGTGACGGGCGTGGCTTATTATGACTTTAACGGCAATGACTTTTATGATCTGGGCGAGGGCATCGGTGGCCTAACAGTGAATGTGGCAGGATCCAGCTTTCACGCAGTGACGACTAGCTCAGGTGGATATGCGGTACCCGTGCCGACCACGGACACGACGCGTGCGGTGACGTTTTCTGGACCGGGGCTCAATGGCGCTGGCAGTGCGGTGATCTCAGGCGGAAATAATGTGAAGGTGGATTTCAAGCCGGTCTATACGCCGCTCACGCCCGTGGGACCGCTGGTGGCAATGACGGAGACGACAACAAGCTATAGCTTTCCCGCGATGGGTGGAGCTACGGATTATGAATGGCAGTCCATTCTCCTGCTGCCGACGGCCAATGATGAAGCTGAAAATTTGGACCGGATCACGGCATCCACCACGGGGACATACCTTCCCACATCCACCACGGTGAAGCACTCTGGAACGGCTGGTTACCGGCTGACACATCCCGATCAATTTCTCACATCAGAATACATCACCTATGACGAAACCTTTTTGGTGAAGCCTGGAGCTGAGCTTACATTTCAAAGCAGCCTCAAAACGGCATCCGAACATCAAATCGCCAAGGTGCAGGTTTCCGTGGACGACGGAGTTAACTGGATAGATGTGTATGCCCAGGCCGGGGCGACCCCTGCCGGACAGAGCAGCCGACCTGGCGAGACTAGCTTTAACCTGCGCACGGTTTCCCTGGCTGCTTTTGAGGGTCAACAGATCCGGATACGGTTTGCTTATGTCTTTGTCGATTTGGATGGAATTCTTTATTTGTGGCCGGGTACCTCAGACAGCCGGGGGTGGTTCATTGATCAGGTGATGTTTAACGGGCTGCAGGATTCTTCGCAGGTCACCCTCACGGATGTGGCCGATGGTGAGACAGGGTTTGATTTTATCCCAGAGGAAGCCGGTGAGTATCTTCTGTCTGTGCGTCCAATCATCGCGGGACGCGCCAGACTATTCAGTCCGGCCATTAGCGTCGCGGTGACGGCACCACCCGTGGACATCACCGTGAAGCGCCCGACAAACGCCGCCTTCGTTTTCGAAAATTCCAGCCTGGAATTTGGCATGCTACCGGTGGGTGCATCCCAGGTGCATACCATCACCCTCTTAAACTCTGGAACTGAGACGCTGACGGATCTGGCCATTGATGTGGAGGGACCCCAAAAAGATGAATTCATCCTGAGCGAACTGGAAGTGAACAGCCTGCTGACGGGCGGGCAGACGAGCTTTACGGTGACTTTTACACCGACGGTCATAGGCAGCAGAACGGCGACGCTGAGTATCCTGAGTAATGACCCCAATGAAAGCCCGTTTGAAATCATGCTTTCAGGTGATGGAAGCACTGCGCTTAGCATCGCTACCCCCCCGAGATCCCAAGTGGCCAAGCTGGGAGCAGCGGTCACCTTTGATGTGGAGGCAGGACCTTCCATCCAAAGCTATCAGTGGAAGAAGAATAACGCCATCATTCGTACCAACGGGACGAATGATGAGTACATTATCCCCGTGTCCAAGCTGACGGATGCAGGGACTTATGCGGTGGCAGTCACGGGCGGTGTGCCAGTGAGTACGCAACAGAGTACGGCGACATTAGGTGTGGTGGAAGACATTGAAAAAACAGTCATCGTGCAGGAAGGAAAGACGGTCACTCTCACAGCCAAAGCGGCGGGGCCGGATCTAAAATGGGAATGGAAAAGGAACGGTGCCACCTTTGGTGACAGCAGTTTAGTCTTGGGCAGAAAGACAAAGACGCTGACCCTGAAAGGCGTGCTGACAGCCCAAAGCGGGACCTATACCTGCGAGGTGACCAGCGGTGACAGTGAGCCCACTGCGGGTGCCACCACCCATGTGCGTATTTTCAATGCCGCACCGGAAGTGAACCCCACTCAAGGCATGGACGATGGCATCGTGGGTGGAGCTTATTACCACAAGATAAAAGTATCCGATGCCTTTGCCCGGACGCCGCTGACCTATGCCGCCAAAAACCTGCCAGCAGGGCTGAAACTGAATACGAAGACAGGTGAGATCACGGGCAGACCGACCAAGGCTGAAGCTACTCGAGTGATCACGGTAAGTGCCAAGAATACGGTGGTCTCTACCGAGGTGTCGGATACCATCACGATCCATGATTATCCAGAAAATCTAGAGGGAACCTATGTGGGGTGGGTGGCACGCAACGCTGATTTGAATAAAGGGCTGGGGGGTCGGCTGGACCTGAAAATCACCGGCTTGGGAGCCTATAGCGGCAGCCTGACGATGGGGACGATGAAGATGTCCTTCAAGGGAAGCCTAGATATCCTGGCCGACGGCAGTGAGCTGCCAACTGCTGAGGTGGAAATCCAGCCTCCTGACAAATCTGCAAAAATGAAGCTGGTCCTCGTAATGGATAATGAAGACTACGTATTGGCCACTGACACCAAGGTGTCACGAAATGGGCAAGAAGCTGCCATCACCGGCTGGCGTCAAAAATGGGATTCGCGGGTCACCAAAGCGACGGCTTATTTGGGACTGCACACTTTTGGTTTGCGGCTGCTCCCAGCGGGCGGCTTGATTGGTAATGATAACGTGCCGCAGGGGTGGGGTTACGGATCGTTTACAACTGCCTTGGACGGCAAAATTTCCGTGACCGGGCGCACGGCAGATGGAGAGAAATTCACCACGGCTTCCTTTGTGGGACCGGAGGGTGAGATATTCATTTACCAGACGCTTTATACGACGACGGACAAGGGCAGCCTGCTGGGTACCATGACCCTTGATTTGGGGAATTTAGGGACCCCGGAGGACACCGCTGACAATACGCTGGATGGCAGCTTTACCTGGACACGGCCAAAAAACACCTCGGTCAAAGCACGGATCTATAAAGATGGATTTGGCCTGGTAGATACACCGGTGGTTACTCCCGTTGTCTTGGAAGCCACCGGGGCGCGCTTTATGCCACCGACGGGTGAAAACGCCGTCATTCTAGGCCTCCTGAAGGGCAATCAAAATGCGGAAGTGGATTTCGAATACGCGGGCATTGAGGCAGTGGCGGACCACCCGAGCCAGGATCTGAACATCTTGGACAACAGCAAAATCACGCTGTTTAACACACCCGGTAAGGCACTTCTGAAACTTACGGCCAGTGTCAAGACAGGGCTGCTGTCCGGCAGCTTTACCCTGATGGATGTGGATCTGCGCCCCAGCACCACCAAGCCGTTTAAACGCACGGTTACCTTGCAGGGAATGCTGATCCAGGATGGCGCTGAACATCTGGGCGTGGGTTATTTTCTGCTGCCTGGGCTGCCCACCGCAGAGGTGCCGGTGAATACCATCATCTCCTCAGGCAAGATGACGATCAGCCCCCGCTAA
- a CDS encoding HNH endonuclease produces MEARLRKMVRERARERCEYCNLSQDDSALSFHIEHIIPKQHGGQTALENLALACPNCNLHKGPNLTGYDPDTGKICTLFHPRQHEWGDHFERYQGRISGTTAMGRTTVWLLEMNREEQQNLRLD; encoded by the coding sequence ATGGAGGCCAGGCTGCGTAAAATGGTTCGTGAAAGGGCTCGGGAGCGCTGTGAATATTGCAACCTGTCTCAAGACGATTCAGCTCTGTCCTTTCACATCGAGCACATCATTCCTAAACAGCATGGGGGACAGACAGCCCTGGAAAATCTGGCTTTAGCCTGCCCGAACTGCAATCTCCACAAGGGGCCGAATCTAACTGGCTATGACCCAGACACAGGGAAAATATGTACGCTCTTCCATCCACGTCAGCACGAATGGGGCGATCATTTCGAACGATACCAAGGTCGTATCAGTGGCACAACCGCTATGGGCAGAACGACCGTCTGGCTCCTGGAAATGAACCGTGAGGAGCAGCAAAATCTGAGATTGGACTGA
- a CDS encoding GTP-binding protein, with protein MPDSAALVRKFHLSLNVSDLSKSVAFYQVLFGKPAAKHHADYAKFEVESPPAVVSLVPGRSGPAGALNHVGLCLLDAEELVAIQVRLEEAGHKTLREDGVACCYSRQTKFWVRDPDGVLLELYIFHEDMDDHGDGHAPDHELPTGMDGGSDPDAPVASWTHQLGEEVTLPLAMETNSLQEVVLEGTFNMAPASLDLPALLRDVLRALRPGGKVTLHGLAADRPLTGPCSSLPGPAAAVQHVPDFPSLITQLQAAGFASARFTKLSEKGYFEAEGIPLREVLIEAVKPGFRSSKKDQTVVYLGPQSAVEDDFGNRYAKGCPTPVTMHDWLMLKTGSAGQFTLLKRKAEAPPCGDACAEAGIDSKEAMPTKARYIMIGGFLGAGKTTTVGRLAKYLTDQGLRVGLITNDQAGGLVDTKLLRGQGYATEEIAGGCFCCRFNTLVEAANKLSDQAKPDVFIAEPVGSCTDLVATVTYPLRRMYGDAFTVAPLSVLVDPVRARRVFGLDAGGSFSSKVAYIFKKQLEEADIIVISKSDLLGEEAREELRAVLQKEFPVARIVTASPREETGLTDLFSQLMTDEQARRNPMAVDYEVYADGEALLGWLNATVTLKATEEFEANDFLRALATNVQEQLQKEGTEIAHFKMTYSPDDGIAGELASINLVRSDYIPELGMELDEPSEGGQLIVNLRAEADPATLMEAVKTGLEETTASFPTLTAKLEHEEHFRPGKPTPTHRDE; from the coding sequence ATGCCTGACTCCGCTGCTCTTGTTCGCAAATTTCACCTGTCCCTGAATGTTTCGGACCTGTCCAAATCGGTGGCGTTTTATCAAGTGCTGTTTGGCAAACCGGCGGCAAAGCACCATGCGGACTACGCCAAGTTTGAGGTGGAGTCCCCGCCTGCGGTGGTCTCGTTGGTGCCAGGCCGCAGCGGTCCCGCTGGAGCATTGAATCATGTGGGGCTGTGCCTGCTGGATGCGGAGGAACTGGTGGCCATCCAGGTGCGGCTGGAGGAAGCAGGCCACAAGACGCTGAGGGAGGATGGGGTTGCCTGCTGTTATTCCAGACAAACGAAGTTTTGGGTACGTGATCCTGACGGGGTGCTGCTGGAGCTGTACATTTTTCATGAAGATATGGATGATCATGGGGACGGCCATGCGCCGGATCACGAACTGCCAACAGGGATGGACGGGGGGTCCGATCCGGACGCGCCTGTGGCGAGCTGGACCCATCAACTGGGCGAGGAGGTGACGCTGCCACTGGCGATGGAAACGAACAGCCTGCAGGAGGTCGTGCTGGAGGGGACGTTTAACATGGCCCCTGCTTCACTGGACCTGCCCGCGCTGCTGCGTGACGTGCTGCGCGCTCTACGCCCCGGCGGCAAGGTGACGCTGCATGGCCTGGCGGCTGACCGCCCTCTCACCGGCCCATGTTCTTCCCTGCCAGGACCGGCGGCGGCAGTGCAGCATGTGCCAGATTTCCCTTCCCTGATCACGCAACTACAGGCAGCGGGTTTTGCCAGCGCCCGATTTACCAAGTTGTCCGAGAAAGGGTATTTCGAGGCGGAAGGAATCCCCCTGCGTGAGGTGCTGATCGAGGCGGTGAAGCCGGGATTCCGGTCATCCAAAAAGGATCAAACCGTGGTCTATCTAGGCCCCCAATCGGCAGTGGAGGATGACTTTGGCAATCGCTATGCCAAAGGCTGCCCCACGCCAGTCACCATGCATGACTGGTTGATGCTGAAGACCGGGAGCGCGGGGCAGTTTACGCTGCTGAAGAGAAAAGCGGAGGCACCTCCCTGCGGTGATGCTTGCGCGGAGGCTGGGATTGATTCAAAAGAAGCCATGCCAACCAAAGCACGTTACATCATGATCGGCGGTTTCCTGGGAGCCGGAAAGACCACAACGGTGGGCCGTCTGGCCAAGTACCTGACGGACCAGGGGCTGCGGGTGGGGCTGATCACCAATGACCAGGCAGGTGGCCTGGTGGATACGAAACTGCTGCGTGGGCAAGGCTATGCGACGGAGGAGATCGCGGGAGGGTGCTTCTGCTGCCGGTTTAATACCCTGGTGGAGGCGGCTAACAAACTATCCGACCAGGCAAAGCCGGATGTTTTCATCGCGGAGCCGGTGGGTAGCTGTACAGACCTGGTGGCGACGGTGACGTATCCGCTGAGGCGGATGTATGGGGATGCCTTTACCGTGGCACCGCTGAGCGTATTGGTGGATCCGGTGCGGGCACGAAGGGTCTTCGGCCTGGATGCCGGGGGCAGCTTTTCCAGCAAGGTGGCATACATTTTCAAAAAGCAGCTCGAGGAGGCGGACATCATCGTGATCAGCAAAAGCGACCTCCTCGGTGAGGAGGCGCGGGAGGAGCTGCGGGCGGTTTTGCAGAAGGAGTTTCCGGTGGCTCGCATCGTGACTGCATCGCCGCGAGAGGAGACGGGGCTGACGGATCTGTTTTCCCAACTGATGACGGATGAGCAAGCGCGACGTAACCCGATGGCGGTGGACTATGAAGTGTATGCGGATGGGGAGGCGCTGCTGGGCTGGCTGAATGCGACGGTGACGCTGAAAGCGACCGAGGAATTCGAGGCGAATGATTTTCTGCGGGCGCTGGCGACGAATGTACAGGAGCAGTTGCAGAAGGAGGGAACAGAGATCGCCCATTTTAAAATGACTTACAGCCCGGATGACGGCATCGCAGGAGAGCTAGCCTCCATCAATCTGGTGCGGAGCGACTACATCCCGGAACTGGGGATGGAGCTGGATGAGCCAAGCGAAGGCGGGCAACTGATCGTGAATCTGCGGGCAGAGGCGGATCCTGCGACGCTGATGGAAGCGGTGAAGACAGGATTGGAGGAGACAACCGCCAGTTTCCCGACCCTAACCGCAAAGCTGGAGCATGAGGAACATTTCCGTCCAGGCAAACCGACGCCGACGCATCGGGATGAGTGA
- a CDS encoding MFS transporter, with translation MKSETPPAVWTQVVAGAFLMVATLPGRTHGLGLITEPLLAELDLSRHAYAQINLWATLLGAAACLPVGAWLDGMGLRKGALILLPALALVVGAMSWIATPGWLGLFGLVLLTRAFGQSALSVLSLAVAGRAFKQGSAVAAGSYSLLLSMLFATAFYFVGTAVAESGWRMAWGSIAVGLVVLMPISFLLRPGITIEQMAEGGTNDLTLQQCLRIPAFWAYCAGIAAFAALSSGIGLFNQALLAERGFSQEVFVKFQSVSFIIALLGQIFCGVGTRWMPIRYWLGGALIVQAAALTGYQLLRTESDLWVLAAISGTAGGIIMVAFYAIWSDAFGKRHLGRIQGMAQMCTVVASALGPVLLEWGHSAFSSYAVTLIAAAPACLIIGLMILFLKPRREA, from the coding sequence GTGAAATCTGAGACTCCCCCAGCTGTCTGGACACAAGTGGTGGCCGGTGCCTTCCTGATGGTGGCAACGCTGCCCGGGCGTACGCATGGCCTGGGACTGATCACGGAGCCACTGCTGGCGGAACTGGACCTGAGCCGTCATGCCTATGCGCAGATCAATCTTTGGGCCACGCTGCTGGGGGCAGCAGCCTGTTTGCCGGTAGGGGCGTGGCTGGACGGGATGGGACTGAGAAAAGGGGCGCTGATTTTACTGCCTGCGCTGGCGCTGGTGGTGGGAGCCATGAGCTGGATTGCCACGCCTGGATGGTTAGGCCTTTTTGGCCTGGTGCTGCTGACGCGGGCCTTTGGGCAGAGTGCGCTGTCAGTCCTCAGTCTGGCGGTGGCGGGACGGGCTTTCAAACAAGGTTCCGCAGTTGCGGCGGGGAGCTATTCACTTTTGCTTTCCATGCTGTTTGCCACAGCGTTTTATTTTGTGGGCACGGCCGTGGCAGAGTCTGGCTGGCGGATGGCCTGGGGGAGCATTGCGGTGGGACTGGTTGTGCTGATGCCGATCAGCTTCCTACTGCGTCCAGGTATCACGATAGAGCAAATGGCCGAGGGTGGGACTAACGACCTGACCTTGCAGCAATGCCTGCGCATCCCCGCTTTCTGGGCTTACTGCGCGGGCATTGCCGCCTTTGCCGCTCTGTCATCGGGCATCGGGCTTTTTAACCAGGCACTTCTGGCGGAGCGAGGATTCAGCCAGGAGGTCTTTGTGAAGTTTCAATCGGTGTCGTTCATCATTGCTTTGCTCGGGCAAATCTTTTGCGGAGTGGGCACGCGCTGGATGCCCATTCGCTATTGGCTGGGCGGTGCGCTGATTGTGCAAGCGGCGGCTTTGACGGGGTATCAACTTTTGCGGACGGAGTCCGACCTGTGGGTGCTGGCGGCCATTTCCGGAACCGCGGGCGGCATCATCATGGTGGCCTTTTACGCCATCTGGAGTGATGCCTTTGGCAAGCGTCACCTGGGCCGGATCCAAGGCATGGCGCAGATGTGTACGGTGGTGGCCTCCGCTCTGGGTCCTGTGCTGCTGGAGTGGGGACATTCTGCCTTTAGCAGCTATGCGGTGACACTTATCGCGGCTGCGCCGGCCTGCCTGATCATCGGGCTGATGATTCTGTTTTTGAAACCCCGGAGAGAGGCCTGA
- a CDS encoding phytanoyl-CoA dioxygenase family protein → MPLTPDQISAYHRDGYLTVRGVFADDAAALQDEAERLMTLSHLMDANNIRCRWQDHAETGECRFDCFDPVIDISPVCERIARAPELLDMAGQLYGEQAYLFKDKLIFKPAGAKGYDMHQDFISWEGFPESFMTVIVAIDPSSADSGATEVFGGYHQQGCMSPRDGMYHTLKDDQVDLTRGVALELQPGDVAFFSGFTPHRSGSNKAEKSRRLLYLSYSAARDGGDLRDSHYSFFHHWLQERYAEYGKTQTYFR, encoded by the coding sequence ATGCCTCTGACTCCTGATCAAATCTCTGCCTATCACCGTGACGGCTATCTAACGGTGCGAGGTGTCTTCGCCGATGATGCGGCAGCTCTGCAAGATGAAGCAGAGAGGCTGATGACTCTTTCCCACCTCATGGATGCAAACAACATCCGCTGCCGCTGGCAGGATCATGCGGAGACAGGGGAGTGCCGGTTCGACTGCTTTGACCCAGTGATTGACATCAGTCCGGTCTGTGAGCGGATCGCCCGTGCGCCGGAGCTTCTCGATATGGCGGGCCAGTTGTATGGCGAGCAGGCTTATCTGTTTAAAGACAAACTGATCTTCAAACCAGCGGGTGCAAAGGGCTATGATATGCACCAGGACTTCATCTCCTGGGAAGGGTTCCCGGAAAGCTTCATGACGGTGATCGTGGCAATAGATCCCTCGAGCGCAGACAGCGGGGCAACCGAGGTTTTTGGCGGCTATCATCAGCAGGGATGCATGAGCCCGCGCGACGGGATGTATCATACGCTGAAAGATGACCAAGTGGACCTGACGCGAGGAGTGGCGCTGGAACTGCAACCAGGAGATGTGGCCTTCTTCAGCGGGTTCACCCCGCACCGGTCAGGGTCAAACAAGGCGGAGAAATCACGTCGGCTTCTGTACCTGAGCTACAGTGCAGCGCGGGACGGTGGTGATCTGCGTGATTCGCATTATTCTTTCTTTCATCACTGGCTCCAGGAGCGTTATGCGGAGTATGGTAAAACGCAGACCTACTTCCGGTGA